The following coding sequences are from one Granulicella sp. L56 window:
- a CDS encoding DeoR/GlpR family DNA-binding transcription regulator: MAAKTHDRANQILHLLLQKGTSSVEDLAATVDASSASVRRDLIKLEQRGLVHRTHGGVELAGKLTYEPFRFDAAFPLREERFADEKRRIAIAAAEMVAEGDTIALSPGTTTTQVARSLRHREGIHLVTSAVNIGMELSSQPNARVTLTGGTIRWPGSFSMVGATAFHSIQKLYFDKVFMGATGIHPEYGLTVIESDEALILTEMAKHARQVVAVADASKLGMISTNKVCEPSQIHTIITDDSIDPELAEQFRSQNIHVLIV; this comes from the coding sequence GTGGCTGCAAAGACACACGATCGTGCAAATCAGATCCTTCACCTGCTTCTGCAGAAGGGCACCAGTAGCGTCGAAGACCTCGCCGCTACCGTTGACGCCTCATCAGCCAGCGTCCGGCGCGACCTCATCAAGCTCGAACAGCGCGGCCTGGTCCACCGCACGCACGGCGGCGTTGAGCTCGCCGGCAAGCTGACCTACGAACCCTTCCGCTTCGACGCAGCCTTCCCTCTCCGCGAAGAGCGCTTCGCCGACGAGAAGCGCCGCATCGCCATCGCCGCCGCCGAGATGGTCGCCGAAGGCGACACCATCGCGCTCTCTCCCGGCACCACCACCACCCAGGTCGCTCGCAGCCTGCGCCATCGCGAAGGCATCCACCTCGTCACCAGCGCAGTCAACATCGGCATGGAACTCTCCAGCCAGCCCAACGCCCGGGTCACCCTTACCGGCGGCACCATCCGCTGGCCCGGTTCGTTCTCCATGGTCGGAGCCACCGCATTCCATTCCATCCAGAAGCTCTACTTCGATAAGGTCTTCATGGGAGCCACCGGCATCCATCCTGAATATGGCCTGACCGTCATCGAGTCGGACGAAGCCCTCATCCTTACAGAGATGGCAAAGCATGCACGCCAGGTCGTCGCCGTAGCCGATGCCAGCAAACTCGGCATGATCAGCACCAACAAAGTCTGCGAGCCATCTCAGATACACACCATCATCACCGACGACAGCATCGACCCCGAGCTAGCCGAACAATTTCGCAGCCAGAACATTCACGTGCTCATCGTCTAG
- a CDS encoding uroporphyrinogen-III synthase yields the protein MTHASFDGLRVLSLESRRAKEIAKLIRTYGGEPFVVPAMREAPLDSNKQALEFAEGLLHGKFDLVVFLTGLGLRALLDIAQTKFNREELIEALRSVKIGARGPKPAAALRELNIPVTVTAPEPNTWREMMHSMEAEFGDQLSGMRVAVQEYGASNPEFLSELTVKCGEVTKVPVYQWTLPEDVGPLRECVLGVANGSVDVVLFMTAVQVIHLFQVAEEMVMREELRAGLISMVVVSIGPTTSEELTHYGITPDFEPSHPKMGFLVNEAAQYSRKILERKRSAGAGALVTSHKSNDAPVEKPKSGVRRVAVSTPTMAGFRDGLTSIDFLHEISSRLASADSFHVVLGSIVDFVTTVIPCDSCFIYVMENEKLVLRASKNPHADLVDHLGMSLGQGITGWVAEHREPVAIASGASNDPRFVMFRNLPEDHFEAILCTPILCASKVVGVINLQHQMSYQHTANEIRLLSMLGFLVGAEIERTRLETENLQLAGRLETRKAVDRAKGILQRDLTMSEDEAYRTMQRESRQRRISMREIADAIVLGDDLKKAQAADGLRA from the coding sequence ATGACTCACGCGAGCTTTGATGGATTGCGGGTTCTGTCGCTTGAATCGCGACGCGCAAAAGAGATCGCGAAATTGATACGCACCTATGGCGGGGAACCTTTTGTCGTGCCTGCGATGCGCGAAGCGCCGCTGGACTCGAACAAGCAGGCGCTTGAGTTCGCAGAGGGACTACTGCATGGGAAGTTCGATCTTGTTGTATTTTTGACTGGCCTGGGGTTGCGCGCTTTGCTGGACATTGCCCAGACGAAGTTCAACCGCGAAGAGTTGATTGAAGCGCTGCGATCGGTAAAGATCGGCGCGCGGGGACCGAAGCCTGCTGCTGCGTTGCGTGAGCTAAACATTCCGGTAACGGTGACTGCGCCTGAACCGAATACGTGGCGCGAGATGATGCACTCGATGGAAGCGGAGTTTGGCGACCAGTTGAGCGGGATGCGGGTTGCGGTGCAGGAGTATGGGGCTTCGAACCCTGAGTTTCTCTCCGAGCTTACGGTGAAGTGTGGTGAGGTGACGAAAGTCCCTGTGTATCAGTGGACGTTGCCTGAGGATGTGGGGCCGCTGCGGGAGTGCGTGCTTGGCGTTGCGAATGGCAGCGTGGATGTGGTCCTGTTTATGACGGCAGTGCAGGTGATTCATCTCTTCCAGGTAGCCGAGGAGATGGTCATGCGTGAGGAGCTGCGCGCCGGGTTGATATCGATGGTGGTGGTTTCGATTGGGCCTACGACGTCGGAAGAGTTGACGCATTATGGAATCACTCCCGACTTTGAACCATCGCATCCGAAGATGGGCTTCCTGGTCAATGAGGCGGCGCAGTACTCCCGCAAGATCCTGGAGCGGAAACGCAGCGCGGGTGCCGGTGCGCTGGTGACCTCTCATAAAAGCAACGATGCGCCGGTGGAGAAGCCGAAGTCCGGGGTGCGCCGCGTTGCTGTCTCCACGCCTACGATGGCGGGATTTCGCGATGGGCTTACCTCGATCGACTTTTTGCACGAGATCAGCAGCAGGCTTGCATCGGCGGACTCGTTTCATGTGGTGCTGGGCAGCATCGTTGACTTTGTGACGACGGTGATTCCGTGCGACTCATGCTTCATCTATGTGATGGAGAACGAGAAGCTGGTGCTGCGCGCATCGAAGAATCCTCATGCTGACCTTGTAGACCATCTGGGCATGTCGCTGGGGCAGGGAATCACGGGCTGGGTGGCGGAGCATCGCGAGCCGGTGGCGATCGCTTCGGGGGCGTCGAACGATCCGCGGTTCGTTATGTTTCGCAATCTGCCGGAAGATCACTTCGAGGCGATTTTGTGCACGCCTATTCTTTGTGCGAGTAAGGTCGTCGGCGTTATCAATCTGCAGCACCAGATGAGCTATCAACATACAGCGAATGAGATCAGGCTGCTCTCGATGCTTGGCTTTCTGGTGGGCGCAGAGATTGAGCGCACGCGGCTGGAGACGGAAAATCTGCAACTGGCCGGGCGACTGGAGACGCGCAAGGCCGTGGACCGCGCGAAGGGCATTCTGCAGCGCGATCTGACGATGAGCGAAGACGAAGCTTATCGGACGATGCAACGAGAGAGCCGCCAGCGACGGATCTCGATGCGTGAGATTGCCGACGCCATTGTGCTGGGCGATGATCTGAAGAAGGCGCAGGCGGCTGACGGGCTTCGTGCTTAG
- a CDS encoding NirA family protein, with translation MESQATTTLIETPGFSLAQQQYLQGFFAGVAQRGVMPFVGHTVGGQITNDPTSGLVNQAAEEAEPTWFGTPLSDLCKEERWKQEENALDIWDKLVAHSNEDKVPAPDDLFRFKFHGLFYVSPAQDSFMLRMRVPGGTLSAHQLRGLAQMAADWGSGRADLTTRSNLQIREFQPKNIVNVLSKIQDLGMTSRGSGADNIRNITASPITGIDPHELYDVAPLADALNRYILNSRDMYGLPRKFNVAFDNGGSISVVADTNDIGFVAVQVKEGHGIPAGIYFRILLCGITGHKQFATDCGLLLRPDQTVAVAAAMIRVFAEHGDRTDRKKARLKYLIDKWGVEKFISKTEKLLAFPLIRVPASACEPRKPIDRAGHIGVHAQSQPGLHYIGVSVPVGRLPVDQMLSLANIAETCGTSEVRLTVWQNLIIPNIPTANLEAAKAAILTAGLAFEAGTVLSGTVACTGNKGCRFAATDTKTHAVALANLLDSRFKIMQPVNLHVTGCSHSCAQHYIGDIGLMGVKVGGEEGYQVVIGGGSDCDQGIGRELIQAIKFSDLPPVMEQFFHSYTTQRIPEESFLDFTRRHSITELQSFCTTQELV, from the coding sequence ATGGAATCGCAAGCCACCACCACTCTGATCGAGACGCCAGGCTTCTCCCTCGCGCAGCAGCAGTATCTGCAGGGCTTCTTCGCTGGCGTAGCGCAGCGTGGTGTCATGCCCTTCGTCGGCCACACCGTCGGCGGGCAGATCACCAACGACCCAACCTCCGGCCTCGTCAACCAGGCTGCCGAAGAAGCTGAGCCAACCTGGTTCGGCACACCTCTCTCCGACCTGTGCAAAGAAGAACGTTGGAAGCAGGAAGAAAACGCGCTCGACATCTGGGACAAGCTCGTCGCACACTCCAACGAAGACAAGGTACCCGCTCCCGACGATCTCTTCCGCTTCAAATTCCACGGTCTCTTCTACGTCTCTCCAGCGCAGGACTCTTTCATGCTGCGCATGCGCGTTCCCGGCGGCACCCTCAGCGCGCACCAGCTTCGCGGCCTCGCGCAGATGGCCGCCGACTGGGGCTCGGGCCGCGCCGATCTCACCACGCGCAGCAACCTCCAGATCCGCGAGTTCCAACCGAAAAATATCGTCAACGTCCTCTCCAAAATTCAGGACCTCGGCATGACCTCGCGCGGATCGGGTGCGGACAATATCCGCAACATCACCGCGTCTCCCATCACCGGCATCGACCCGCACGAGCTCTACGACGTAGCGCCACTCGCCGACGCCCTCAACCGCTACATCCTCAACTCGCGCGATATGTACGGCCTGCCGCGCAAGTTCAACGTTGCCTTCGACAACGGCGGCTCCATCAGCGTCGTCGCCGACACCAACGACATCGGCTTCGTCGCCGTCCAGGTCAAAGAAGGCCACGGCATCCCCGCCGGCATCTACTTCCGCATCCTGCTCTGCGGCATCACCGGACACAAGCAGTTCGCGACCGACTGCGGCCTTCTCCTGCGCCCCGATCAGACTGTCGCTGTCGCTGCAGCAATGATTCGCGTCTTCGCCGAACATGGTGATCGCACCGATCGCAAGAAGGCACGCCTCAAATACCTCATCGACAAATGGGGCGTCGAAAAGTTCATCTCCAAAACCGAAAAGCTTCTCGCCTTCCCTCTCATCCGCGTTCCCGCATCCGCTTGCGAGCCGCGCAAGCCCATCGACCGCGCCGGACACATTGGGGTGCACGCACAGTCGCAGCCCGGCCTCCACTACATCGGCGTCTCCGTTCCCGTCGGCCGCCTGCCTGTCGATCAAATGCTATCCCTCGCGAACATCGCAGAGACATGCGGCACCAGCGAAGTTCGCCTCACCGTCTGGCAGAACCTCATCATCCCCAACATCCCCACAGCAAATCTCGAAGCCGCAAAGGCAGCAATCCTCACAGCCGGTCTCGCCTTTGAAGCAGGTACAGTCCTCAGCGGAACCGTAGCCTGCACCGGTAACAAGGGCTGCCGCTTCGCCGCCACAGACACAAAGACCCACGCCGTCGCGCTCGCCAACCTGCTCGATAGCCGCTTCAAGATCATGCAGCCCGTCAATCTGCACGTCACCGGTTGCTCTCACTCCTGCGCGCAGCACTACATTGGAGACATCGGTCTCATGGGTGTCAAAGTCGGCGGCGAAGAAGGCTACCAGGTCGTCATCGGCGGCGGCTCCGACTGCGATCAGGGCATCGGTCGAGAGCTCATCCAGGCCATCAAGTTCAGCGACCTGCCACCAGTCATGGAGCAGTTCTTCCACTCCTACACCACGCAACGCATCCCGGAAGAATCCTTCCTCGACTTCACGCGCCGTCACTCCATCACCGAACTGCAATCGTTCTGCACAACACAGGAGCTCGTATGA
- a CDS encoding sulfite reductase flavoprotein subunit alpha: MTMQTTSPTLVPYIPDNAPFNNDQRAWLNGFLAGIFSSAQPAIVTEAPLSLKIAVLYASQSGTAEGLARKVAKDLKSKGHIASLISLEGYTPAALAEERYAILIASTYGDGDAPDAVKPFYEKLCIEHFPRYQDLSYAVLALGDSHYEHFCKFGIDLDNKLDSLGAVRLHDRIDCDVDLDDAFTNWKQGLYSRLESIVSTRPAKNTPPPSTKIIAPTPKTIASETSTSTYTRENPFLAPLVDKHPLTREVSSKLTMHMAFSIADSNLKYEAGDACGVVPQNDYQLVGDIITMLNFSPQAPVQLPKAGTTTLIDALTNHLQITRLTRKMIEAYATIGNCKPLFGLLVPEQQAHLEKYTCDRGLIDLLHDYPGVLHNPADLVAMLPRLAPRLYSISSSPYAHAGEIHTTIAVVRYRSHNRERGGVCSTLLADRTNTGERRAIYIQPNKKFRLPQQSDAPIIMIGPGTGIAPFRAFLHQRRALSATGKNWLFFGERSAATDFLYRDELESMLSDKHLTHLDLAFSRDQEHKVYVQDKMLEQAPRFWSWLQDGASIYVCGDAARMAKDVDATLRSIVAQQGNLDAEAATEYVQTLKDDHRYHRDVY; this comes from the coding sequence ATGACGATGCAAACTACCAGTCCGACTCTAGTGCCCTACATTCCCGACAACGCGCCCTTCAACAACGATCAGCGCGCATGGCTCAACGGCTTTCTCGCCGGAATCTTTTCTTCTGCGCAGCCCGCCATCGTCACCGAGGCCCCGCTGTCACTGAAGATCGCTGTGCTCTATGCCTCACAGTCCGGCACCGCCGAAGGCCTCGCACGCAAAGTCGCGAAGGATCTCAAATCCAAAGGTCACATCGCCTCGCTCATCTCGCTCGAAGGCTACACGCCAGCTGCGCTCGCCGAAGAGCGCTACGCTATCCTCATCGCCAGCACCTACGGCGACGGCGACGCTCCCGATGCAGTCAAGCCTTTCTATGAGAAGCTCTGCATCGAGCACTTCCCCCGCTATCAGGATCTCTCCTACGCCGTGCTCGCCCTCGGCGATTCGCACTACGAACACTTCTGCAAGTTCGGCATCGACCTCGACAACAAGCTCGACTCACTCGGTGCCGTTCGTCTCCACGATCGCATCGACTGCGATGTCGATCTCGACGATGCCTTCACAAACTGGAAGCAAGGCCTCTACTCCCGACTCGAATCCATCGTCTCCACCCGCCCGGCCAAGAACACGCCGCCGCCTTCAACAAAAATCATTGCACCCACACCAAAGACCATCGCGAGCGAAACCAGCACCTCCACCTACACTCGCGAGAATCCCTTCCTCGCGCCTCTGGTAGACAAGCACCCACTCACCCGCGAAGTCTCCAGCAAGCTCACCATGCACATGGCCTTCTCCATCGCCGACTCGAACCTGAAGTACGAGGCCGGAGATGCCTGCGGTGTCGTTCCACAAAACGACTACCAGCTTGTCGGAGACATCATCACCATGCTGAACTTCAGCCCCCAGGCTCCCGTGCAGCTGCCAAAAGCCGGAACCACAACGCTGATCGATGCACTCACCAACCACCTGCAGATCACTCGCCTCACCCGCAAGATGATCGAGGCCTACGCCACCATCGGCAACTGCAAGCCGCTCTTCGGTCTGCTCGTCCCTGAACAGCAGGCGCACCTCGAAAAATATACCTGCGACCGCGGCCTCATCGATCTCCTTCACGACTATCCCGGCGTCCTGCACAATCCCGCGGACCTCGTCGCCATGCTGCCCAGGCTCGCGCCGCGTCTCTACTCCATCTCATCGAGCCCCTATGCGCACGCTGGCGAAATCCACACCACCATCGCCGTCGTCCGCTATCGTTCGCACAACCGCGAGCGCGGCGGCGTCTGCTCCACCCTGCTTGCCGACCGCACCAACACAGGCGAACGTCGTGCCATCTACATTCAGCCGAACAAGAAATTTCGTCTACCCCAGCAGTCCGACGCACCCATCATCATGATCGGCCCCGGCACCGGCATCGCGCCCTTCCGCGCCTTCCTTCATCAGCGTCGCGCTCTCTCCGCCACTGGAAAGAACTGGCTCTTTTTCGGCGAGCGCAGCGCCGCAACCGACTTCCTCTACCGCGACGAGCTCGAGTCCATGCTCAGCGACAAGCACCTCACCCATCTCGATCTCGCCTTCTCCCGCGACCAGGAACACAAGGTCTACGTGCAAGACAAGATGCTCGAACAGGCACCGCGCTTCTGGTCATGGCTACAAGACGGAGCCAGCATCTACGTCTGCGGCGACGCCGCCCGCATGGCGAAAGATGTCGATGCCACTCTCCGCAGCATCGTCGCCCAACAAGGCAACCTCGACGCAGAAGCCGCAACCGAATACGTCCAGACATTGAAAGACGACCACCGCTACCACCGCGACGTCTACTAA
- a CDS encoding DmsC/YnfH family molybdoenzyme membrane anchor subunit, whose amino-acid sequence MSLPLQELAESSAAESIVRMTFADLGQPSIPAATVVTSLIPTRALEAGEQYRFHFDMTKCIGCRSCEIACNEQNGNPADIRWRRIGEIEGGTYPDTLRHYLSMGCNHCLDAECVKGCPVDAYTKDPITGIVLHSADACIGCQYCVWNCPYSVPQFNAERGVVGKCDMCHGRLTDGHEPACVNACPEAAIEIEIVNTTAWRIDYASAESPGMPAAGHTISTTRITLPPNSTTKLERVDIGRIQPEHAHLSLVFMTTLIQSVTGSLIFALLFRAAQPMLLTILLVITSIALNISVFHLGRPAYAWRALKMWRRSWLSREVLLFGLFFGAIATFTFATWLLTPSIASILHSAFLQHLQVFSFTSNLLTTIGCVAALFGVAGTIASAFIYLVPARPAWNMIHTPIDFLLSSLLIGSTLPITLNWIIKNLNRITLLQPLHLQTINAFPVWLTAVAAIPWITNHAIRLIRLNRSSLFEERATAELLGTQNFRPAVIVTFALAAAAGLLSFCGAFAFATLATFAAVIIARYLFFVSVVPLNMALTFTRGGSH is encoded by the coding sequence GTGTCTCTACCTCTACAAGAACTCGCAGAGTCTTCCGCCGCTGAATCCATCGTGCGCATGACCTTCGCCGACCTCGGCCAGCCCTCCATACCCGCGGCAACCGTCGTCACTTCGCTCATCCCCACACGCGCTCTCGAAGCCGGAGAACAGTACCGCTTCCACTTCGACATGACCAAATGCATCGGCTGCCGCTCCTGCGAGATCGCCTGCAATGAGCAGAACGGCAACCCCGCCGACATTCGCTGGCGCCGCATCGGCGAAATCGAAGGCGGCACCTACCCCGACACGCTTCGCCACTATCTCTCTATGGGCTGCAACCACTGCCTCGACGCCGAGTGCGTCAAAGGCTGCCCCGTCGACGCCTACACCAAAGACCCCATCACCGGCATCGTCCTGCACTCCGCCGACGCCTGTATCGGTTGCCAGTATTGCGTCTGGAACTGCCCTTACTCCGTTCCGCAGTTCAACGCCGAGCGGGGAGTGGTCGGCAAATGCGACATGTGCCACGGCCGCCTCACCGACGGACACGAACCAGCCTGCGTCAACGCCTGTCCCGAAGCTGCCATCGAGATCGAAATCGTCAACACCACCGCATGGCGCATCGACTACGCCTCTGCGGAGTCGCCCGGCATGCCCGCCGCTGGCCACACCATCTCCACCACGCGCATCACGCTTCCTCCCAACTCCACCACGAAACTAGAGCGCGTAGACATAGGCCGCATCCAACCCGAGCACGCCCATCTCTCGCTCGTCTTCATGACGACGCTCATCCAGTCCGTTACCGGCTCGCTCATCTTCGCTCTGCTCTTTCGCGCAGCGCAGCCCATGCTACTCACCATCCTGCTCGTCATCACCAGCATCGCGCTCAACATCTCCGTCTTCCACCTTGGCCGCCCCGCCTATGCATGGCGAGCACTCAAGATGTGGCGCCGCTCCTGGCTTAGCCGCGAAGTCCTGCTCTTCGGCCTCTTCTTCGGCGCTATCGCCACATTCACCTTCGCCACATGGCTGCTCACGCCATCCATCGCATCGATCCTGCACAGCGCTTTCCTGCAGCATCTTCAGGTATTCTCCTTCACCTCGAACTTGCTCACAACAATCGGCTGCGTAGCCGCCCTCTTCGGCGTCGCAGGCACCATCGCCAGTGCCTTCATCTATCTCGTTCCCGCGCGTCCCGCATGGAACATGATCCACACACCCATCGACTTCCTTCTCAGCAGTCTGCTCATCGGTTCCACGCTTCCCATCACACTCAACTGGATCATCAAAAACCTCAACCGCATTACGCTACTGCAACCGCTCCATCTGCAAACCATCAACGCCTTTCCCGTATGGCTCACAGCCGTCGCAGCGATTCCATGGATCACCAACCATGCCATCCGTCTCATTCGCCTCAATCGCTCCAGCCTCTTTGAAGAGCGAGCCACCGCCGAACTTCTCGGCACACAAAACTTCCGTCCCGCCGTCATCGTCACCTTCGCTCTGGCCGCAGCCGCGGGCCTGCTCTCCTTCTGCGGAGCCTTCGCCTTCGCCACACTCGCCACCTTCGCCGCAGTCATCATCGCCCGTTATCTGTTCTTCGTCTCCGTCGTTCCGCTCAACATGGCGCTCACCTTCACTCGCGGAGGCTCTCACTAA
- a CDS encoding molybdopterin oxidoreductase family protein: MLKRIRRALGIDTLQSEYTFQRDPHVGHISSSRVAETWVKTTCGYCSVGCGMLVGVKDNKAVTVRGNLDHPVNRGKLCPKGLSEHHILDAPGRAKQPLLRKDGKLVPVSWDEALTVMIEKISAVQQKYGNDALGVISTGQLVTEEFYTLGKLIQLGFGSRNYDGNTTLCMASAVSGYKLTFGSDGPPGSYADMETADLILLIGANIADNHPILCQRLERNRQRNQNSTVIVVDPRVTKTAMMADIHLPIKPRGDIALLNGIAHILIRDGLINRDYIDQHTTGFEEFAAFVADFTPQHVTEVTGLSEESIVNTAHLYGKAKAAFIGWTMGVNHSTQGAATVTAINNLALITGNIGRAGAAPFSITGQCNAMGSRETSFTTALPGYRKFEKAHDREELANIWNIDATRIPTSRGLAYPDIIEAAVAGKVKALWFIATNPAVSFPNYPLLKQALESVDFLVVQDGFHPTPTGEFADLILPAAIWGEKEGTYTNSERRVSKVNPVVTPPGLARTDFDIFLDIAQRLGVRDDLFPGWTSTHDAFKEWQRVSAGRMCDYSKFTWQQLEDEGGAQWGGDRLYADGIFPTATGKAQLYNVPCLPFVEQPNEEYNFIFNTGRTVEHWHTRTKTAEVKMLDSMVPNAWLEMNPVDAAKLELRPHDRVNVVSRRSTVRNIELRITGIVAPGQVFMPFHFAEANSNLVTLGAFDPISREPNFKQCAVRVEKFFKTVK, encoded by the coding sequence ATGTTGAAACGAATCCGCCGGGCCCTCGGCATCGACACCCTCCAATCCGAGTACACCTTCCAGCGCGATCCCCACGTCGGCCACATCTCATCCAGCCGCGTCGCCGAAACATGGGTCAAGACCACCTGCGGCTACTGCTCCGTCGGCTGCGGCATGCTCGTCGGTGTCAAAGACAACAAAGCCGTCACCGTACGCGGCAATCTCGACCATCCCGTCAATCGCGGCAAGCTCTGCCCCAAGGGCCTCAGCGAGCATCACATCCTCGACGCCCCCGGCCGCGCCAAACAACCGCTCCTGCGAAAAGATGGCAAGCTCGTCCCCGTCTCCTGGGACGAAGCGCTCACCGTCATGATCGAAAAAATCTCCGCCGTCCAACAGAAATACGGCAACGATGCTCTCGGCGTCATCAGCACCGGCCAGCTCGTCACCGAAGAGTTCTACACTCTCGGCAAGCTCATCCAGCTAGGCTTCGGCAGCCGCAACTACGACGGCAACACCACACTCTGCATGGCCTCCGCCGTCTCCGGCTACAAGCTCACCTTCGGCAGCGACGGCCCACCCGGTTCCTACGCCGACATGGAGACCGCCGACCTCATCCTCCTCATCGGCGCCAACATCGCCGATAACCACCCCATCCTCTGCCAGCGCCTCGAACGTAATCGCCAGCGCAATCAAAACTCCACCGTCATCGTGGTCGACCCCCGCGTCACTAAGACCGCCATGATGGCCGACATTCATCTCCCCATCAAGCCACGCGGCGACATCGCTCTGCTCAACGGCATCGCCCACATCCTCATCCGCGACGGCCTCATCAATCGCGACTACATCGACCAGCACACCACAGGCTTCGAAGAATTCGCCGCATTCGTCGCCGACTTCACACCGCAACACGTAACCGAAGTCACCGGCCTCAGCGAAGAAAGCATCGTCAACACCGCGCACCTCTACGGCAAAGCAAAGGCCGCCTTCATCGGCTGGACCATGGGCGTCAACCACTCCACGCAAGGTGCAGCCACCGTCACCGCCATCAACAACCTCGCGCTCATCACCGGCAACATCGGTCGCGCCGGAGCCGCACCCTTCTCCATCACCGGCCAATGCAACGCGATGGGCAGCCGTGAAACCAGCTTCACCACGGCCCTCCCCGGCTACCGCAAATTCGAAAAAGCCCACGACCGCGAAGAGCTCGCTAACATCTGGAACATCGACGCCACACGCATCCCAACCTCACGCGGTCTAGCCTATCCCGACATCATCGAAGCCGCCGTCGCCGGCAAAGTCAAAGCGCTCTGGTTCATCGCCACCAACCCCGCAGTGTCCTTCCCTAACTATCCTCTCCTCAAGCAAGCGCTCGAGAGCGTCGACTTCCTTGTCGTGCAGGACGGCTTCCACCCCACACCCACCGGCGAGTTCGCCGACCTCATTCTTCCCGCCGCCATCTGGGGAGAAAAAGAAGGCACCTACACCAACTCCGAACGCCGCGTCAGCAAGGTCAACCCCGTCGTCACACCACCCGGCCTCGCACGCACCGACTTCGATATCTTCCTCGACATCGCCCAGCGCCTCGGCGTCCGCGACGACCTCTTCCCCGGCTGGACCAGCACACACGACGCCTTCAAAGAATGGCAGCGAGTCTCCGCAGGCCGCATGTGCGACTACAGCAAATTCACATGGCAGCAGTTAGAAGACGAAGGCGGCGCACAGTGGGGCGGCGACCGCCTCTACGCCGACGGCATCTTCCCCACCGCCACCGGCAAAGCCCAGCTCTACAATGTCCCCTGCCTGCCCTTCGTCGAGCAGCCAAACGAAGAGTACAACTTCATCTTCAACACCGGCCGCACCGTCGAGCACTGGCACACCCGCACCAAAACCGCCGAAGTCAAAATGCTCGACAGCATGGTGCCCAACGCGTGGCTCGAGATGAATCCCGTCGACGCGGCAAAACTCGAACTCCGCCCGCACGACCGCGTCAACGTCGTCTCGCGCCGCAGCACCGTCCGCAACATCGAGCTGCGCATCACCGGCATCGTCGCTCCCGGCCAGGTCTTCATGCCCTTCCACTTCGCCGAAGCCAACTCCAATCTCGTTACCCTCGGAGCCTTCGATCCCATCTCACGCGAACCCAACTTCAAGCAGTGCGCCGTCCGCGTCGAAAAGTTTTTCAAAACAGTGAAGTAA